The following proteins are encoded in a genomic region of Arcobacter suis CECT 7833:
- a CDS encoding beta-ketoacyl-ACP synthase II — MRRVVVTGLGTINSTGHNVKDSFQAVVDGVCGIDTITLFDASDFSVKIAGEVKDFDPTTVMDKKEVKKADRFIQLGIKAGLEAMIDAGYVTQENKKVDASIADRFGMISGSGIGGLSTIEKNSVVCETKGSRKVSPFFIPSSLANMLSGFISIEHNLRGPSLAHVTACAASTHALNDAVKTIIIGGADRVLVVGAESAICGAGVAGFAAMKALSTRNDDPKKSSRPFDTDRDGFVMGEGAGALVVEDLEIALARNAKIYCEIIGFGESGDANHITSPVMDGPLRAMQAAFEMAKNITGEYPKIDYINAHGTSTPVGDKNETAAIKALFDGKDIPLVSSTKGQIGHCLGAAGAIEAIFTIKALEEGIIPPTINIENQDPECDLDYVANVARKANLTTVMSNNFGFGGTNGSVIFRKYVK, encoded by the coding sequence ATGAGAAGAGTTGTTGTAACAGGTTTAGGTACTATTAATTCTACAGGACATAATGTAAAAGATTCTTTCCAAGCAGTTGTAGATGGTGTTTGTGGTATTGACACTATTACACTATTTGATGCAAGTGATTTTTCAGTAAAAATAGCTGGTGAAGTAAAAGATTTCGATCCTACAACTGTAATGGATAAAAAAGAAGTTAAAAAAGCTGATAGATTTATCCAATTAGGAATAAAAGCTGGTCTTGAAGCTATGATTGATGCAGGATATGTAACACAAGAAAATAAAAAAGTAGATGCCTCTATTGCTGATAGATTTGGAATGATTTCAGGTTCTGGAATTGGTGGTTTATCTACAATTGAAAAAAATTCTGTTGTGTGTGAAACAAAAGGTTCAAGAAAAGTTTCACCATTTTTTATTCCATCATCATTAGCTAATATGTTAAGTGGATTTATTTCTATTGAACATAATTTAAGAGGTCCTTCACTAGCTCATGTAACTGCTTGTGCCGCTTCAACACATGCCTTAAATGATGCTGTAAAAACTATTATAATAGGTGGAGCAGATAGAGTTTTAGTTGTAGGTGCAGAAAGTGCTATTTGTGGTGCTGGTGTTGCTGGATTTGCAGCAATGAAAGCATTATCTACAAGAAATGATGATCCAAAAAAATCATCAAGACCATTTGATACTGATAGAGATGGATTTGTTATGGGAGAGGGAGCTGGTGCTTTAGTTGTTGAAGATTTAGAAATTGCTCTTGCAAGAAATGCAAAAATTTACTGTGAAATTATTGGATTTGGAGAATCAGGTGATGCAAATCACATTACATCACCTGTAATGGATGGTCCTTTAAGAGCTATGCAAGCAGCTTTTGAAATGGCAAAAAATATCACTGGAGAATATCCAAAAATTGATTATATCAACGCACATGGTACTTCAACTCCAGTTGGAGACAAAAATGAAACAGCAGCGATTAAAGCTCTATTTGATGGAAAAGATATTCCATTAGTTTCTTCAACTAAAGGTCAAATTGGACATTGTTTAGGTGCTGCTGGTGCAATTGAAGCAATATTTACTATTAAAGCTTTAGAAGAAGGAATTATTCCTCCAACAATTAATATAGAGAATCAAGACCCTGAATGTGACTTAGATTATGTTGCAAATGTTGCAAGAAAAGCTAATCTTACTACAGTTATGAGTAATAACTTTGGTTTTGGTGGAACTAACGGTTCTGTTATATTTAGAAAATACGTAAAATAA
- the accA gene encoding acetyl-CoA carboxylase carboxyl transferase subunit alpha yields the protein MATYLEFEDKIKKIEDEIITAKTKSDEHAVEILEKKLEKEVEKTFKNLSDYQKLQLARHPDRPYSLDYINGLLTNAYEIHGDRHYVDDHAIVCYLGFIGTQKVLVIGEQKGRGTKDKLYRNFGMPSPEGYRKALRAAKMADKFQIPILMLVDTPGAYPGIGAEERNQSEAIARNLYEFADLTTPTVSVVIGEGGSGGALAISVADKLAMMRYSVYAVISPEGCSAILWNDPTKVETAANALKITAENLKELNLIDDVINEPLIGAHRQKELAILALKEYFLTSLEELMKLSPEKRLEKKYQKIMNLGSFLEK from the coding sequence TTGGCAACTTATTTAGAATTTGAAGATAAAATCAAAAAAATTGAAGATGAAATAATTACAGCTAAAACAAAATCAGATGAACATGCTGTTGAAATTTTAGAAAAAAAATTAGAAAAAGAAGTTGAAAAAACTTTTAAAAATTTAAGTGATTATCAGAAACTTCAACTCGCACGTCATCCTGATAGACCTTATTCATTAGATTATATAAATGGTTTATTAACAAATGCTTATGAAATTCATGGAGATAGACATTATGTTGATGACCATGCAATAGTATGTTATTTAGGATTTATAGGAACTCAAAAAGTACTAGTTATTGGTGAGCAAAAAGGTAGAGGAACAAAAGATAAACTTTACAGAAATTTTGGAATGCCAAGTCCAGAAGGATATAGAAAAGCCCTAAGAGCTGCAAAAATGGCTGATAAATTCCAAATTCCAATTCTTATGTTAGTTGACACTCCAGGTGCATATCCTGGAATTGGAGCAGAAGAAAGAAATCAATCAGAAGCAATTGCGAGAAATTTATATGAATTTGCAGATTTAACAACACCAACTGTTTCTGTTGTTATTGGAGAGGGTGGTTCAGGTGGAGCACTAGCAATTTCAGTTGCTGATAAACTTGCGATGATGAGATATTCTGTTTATGCTGTTATTTCACCTGAGGGTTGTAGTGCGATTTTATGGAATGACCCAACAAAAGTTGAAACTGCTGCAAATGCATTAAAAATCACAGCTGAAAATTTAAAAGAATTAAATCTAATTGATGATGTAATAAATGAGCCATTAATTGGAGCTCATAGACAAAAAGAGTTAGCAATTTTAGCTTTAAAAGAATATTTTTTAACATCTTTAGAAGAATTAATGAAATTAAGCCCTGAAAAAAGACTAGAAAAAAAATATCAAAAAATTATGAATTTAGGTTCTTTTTTAGAAAAATAA
- a CDS encoding histidine triad nucleotide-binding protein yields MCIFCKIVKGEIPNQTILEDENFLAFNDINPTRKIHVLIIPKEHYASFDVTPPKVMLEMTEFIQKVSDVLGVKQSGYRLITNVGDHGGQEVHHLHFHLIGGEPVGRLVRKQEV; encoded by the coding sequence ATGTGTATATTCTGTAAGATTGTAAAAGGTGAGATACCAAATCAAACTATTTTAGAGGATGAAAACTTTTTAGCATTTAATGATATTAATCCAACTAGAAAAATTCATGTATTAATTATTCCAAAAGAACATTATGCTTCTTTTGATGTTACACCTCCAAAAGTTATGTTAGAAATGACTGAATTTATTCAAAAAGTTTCTGATGTTTTAGGTGTAAAACAAAGTGGTTATAGATTGATTACAAATGTTGGTGATCATGGTGGTCAAGAGGTACATCATTTACATTTTCATTTAATTGGTGGAGAACCTGTTGGTAGATTAGTTAGAAAACAAGAAGTTTAA
- the pheS gene encoding phenylalanine--tRNA ligase subunit alpha — MTLWIEKITNATSLEELENLRIDTLGKKGILTLEFAKMKSVPNEEKKAFAENLNKNKTLITDALEAKKVILEKVALNQKLENEKIDVTRFNNELSCGATHPVVETMDRIITYFQNLNFAVEEGPLVEDDFHNFEALNLPKYHPARDMQDTFYNKDYTLLRTHTSPVQIRTMLSQKTPIRMIAPGTVFRRDFDITHTPMFHQIEALVVDEADKVSFANLKHVLVEFLQHMFGDVEVRFRPSFFPFTEPSAEVDISCVFCKGDGCRVCSQTGWLEVLGCGVVDENVFKAVGYENKSGYAFGLGIERFAMLIHNIGDLRSLFESDTRLLGQFK; from the coding sequence GTGACACTGTGGATTGAAAAAATAACCAATGCAACATCACTTGAAGAGTTAGAAAATCTTAGAATTGATACTTTAGGTAAAAAAGGTATTTTAACTTTAGAATTTGCTAAAATGAAAAGTGTTCCAAATGAAGAAAAAAAAGCTTTTGCAGAAAATTTAAACAAAAATAAAACTTTAATAACTGATGCTTTAGAAGCTAAAAAAGTTATTTTAGAGAAAGTTGCATTAAATCAAAAATTAGAAAATGAAAAAATTGATGTAACAAGATTCAACAATGAATTATCATGTGGAGCAACGCATCCTGTTGTTGAAACAATGGATAGAATTATTACATATTTTCAAAATCTTAACTTTGCTGTTGAAGAAGGACCGCTTGTTGAAGATGATTTCCATAACTTCGAAGCATTAAATCTTCCTAAATATCATCCAGCACGTGATATGCAAGATACTTTTTACAATAAAGATTATACATTACTAAGAACTCATACTTCTCCTGTTCAAATAAGAACGATGTTAAGTCAAAAAACTCCTATTAGAATGATAGCTCCAGGAACTGTTTTTAGAAGGGATTTCGATATTACACACACTCCAATGTTTCATCAAATTGAAGCATTAGTTGTTGATGAAGCAGACAAAGTTTCATTTGCAAATTTAAAACATGTTTTAGTTGAATTTTTACAACATATGTTTGGTGATGTTGAAGTAAGATTTAGACCTTCTTTTTTCCCATTCACTGAACCATCTGCTGAAGTTGATATTTCATGTGTATTTTGTAAAGGTGACGGTTGTAGGGTTTGTTCACAAACAGGATGGCTTGAAGTTTTAGGTTGTGGTGTTGTGGATGAAAATGTATTCAAAGCAGTTGGATATGAAAATAAATCTGGTTACGCTTTTGGATTAGGAATTGAAAGATTTGCAATGCTAATTCACAATATTGGAGATTTAAGATCACTATTTGAAAGTGATACAAGACTACTAGGACAATTCAAATGA
- the pheT gene encoding phenylalanine--tRNA ligase subunit beta produces MIITRSWLEEFIDISKISTDEICKTLNSIGFEVDSLEKITIAPKVVVGKVLEKEKHPDADKLNICQVDLGTHQVQIVCGAKNVEAGQFVPVATVGCDLGNDFIIKEAKLRGVESNGMICSATELGLPKLNDGILELDTSIGELILGKELKEYSKLSDDIIEIGLTANRGDCLSINGIVRELSAFYAIALIECDKKINYNKLGIGQLLEIECDSHIDSSLSFKVIDFSNFKLNVLYKLRTAIIGKYQDNNDVKNILTYVTHTTGVILNAYPKEKTIKGDNLNIMYVKKDELGFDNTYGVEQLSKICVEHNDIKTNDTNFIIEASYINPELISKKVFDAKMKTGEVYYRASRGSEPNIDYGIDYLSNLVSKFGASVYGGTETFIEDKEKLTLDVSVNKINSIIGQEIPKIEIEKILISLGFEVKDIGSILVIKIPYYRHDIKNIADVTEEIVRIIGIDNIIAKPLQIDEVNRVNKTSNDLIKKNRLRHKAIENGFYETLTYVFCSKENLEKYSFKTVKEELELINPIVKELNTYRTTILLNLVEACANNFKVGSRSTAFFEIGTIFDENRAESKKISFIQTGSCELEDFSNAGKLKNIDFFSFSKKILNTIGKFDLEPMTEISNSFVHPFQNANVLIDGKVVGFICKLHPSVCADFDLNDTFIAEIDFEAIQNDIVKTTSYSKFQSSKKDLTIITPKTLEYKEIKKVINSLNDTNIKQFNLIDIYNDEKLGENESLTIRFVLQNDEKTMEEEDITTTMNSILDALNKELSIGLRQ; encoded by the coding sequence ATGATTATTACAAGAAGTTGGTTAGAAGAATTTATTGATATTTCAAAAATTTCTACGGATGAAATTTGTAAAACTTTAAACTCTATTGGTTTTGAAGTTGATAGTTTAGAAAAAATCACTATTGCTCCTAAAGTTGTTGTTGGAAAAGTTTTAGAAAAAGAAAAACATCCAGATGCTGATAAACTTAATATTTGCCAAGTTGATTTAGGAACTCATCAAGTTCAAATTGTTTGTGGTGCTAAAAATGTTGAAGCTGGACAATTTGTACCAGTTGCAACTGTAGGTTGTGATTTAGGAAATGATTTTATAATTAAAGAAGCAAAATTAAGAGGTGTTGAATCAAATGGAATGATTTGTTCAGCGACTGAACTTGGACTTCCAAAATTAAATGATGGAATATTAGAACTTGATACTTCAATTGGTGAATTAATTTTAGGAAAAGAGTTAAAAGAATACTCAAAATTAAGTGATGACATAATTGAAATTGGATTAACAGCAAATAGAGGCGATTGTTTAAGTATAAATGGAATTGTAAGAGAATTAAGTGCATTTTATGCCATTGCATTAATCGAATGTGATAAAAAAATAAATTACAACAAATTAGGTATTGGTCAGCTTTTAGAAATAGAGTGTGATAGTCATATTGACTCTTCTCTTTCTTTTAAAGTTATTGATTTCTCAAATTTTAAATTAAATGTTTTATATAAACTAAGAACTGCAATAATTGGTAAATATCAAGATAATAATGATGTAAAAAATATTTTAACTTATGTTACTCATACAACAGGTGTAATTTTAAATGCTTATCCAAAAGAGAAAACTATAAAAGGTGATAATCTTAATATCATGTATGTTAAAAAAGATGAATTAGGATTTGATAATACTTATGGAGTTGAACAATTAAGTAAAATTTGTGTTGAACACAATGATATAAAAACAAATGATACAAATTTTATTATTGAAGCTTCATATATTAATCCTGAATTAATATCTAAAAAAGTTTTTGATGCAAAAATGAAAACAGGAGAAGTTTATTATAGAGCTTCAAGAGGAAGTGAACCAAATATTGATTATGGAATAGATTATCTTTCAAACTTAGTTTCAAAATTTGGAGCTTCGGTTTATGGTGGAACAGAAACTTTTATTGAAGACAAAGAGAAACTAACTTTAGATGTTAGTGTAAATAAAATAAATTCTATCATTGGTCAAGAAATACCTAAAATTGAAATTGAAAAAATTCTTATTTCATTAGGTTTTGAAGTTAAAGATATAGGTAGTATATTAGTTATAAAAATACCGTATTATAGACATGATATTAAAAATATTGCAGATGTTACAGAAGAAATTGTAAGAATTATTGGAATAGATAATATTATTGCAAAACCACTACAAATTGATGAAGTAAATAGAGTAAATAAAACTTCAAATGACTTAATCAAAAAAAATAGATTGAGACATAAAGCAATAGAAAATGGTTTTTATGAAACATTAACTTATGTTTTCTGTTCAAAAGAAAATCTTGAAAAATATAGTTTTAAAACTGTTAAAGAAGAATTAGAATTAATCAATCCAATCGTAAAAGAGTTAAATACTTATAGAACTACAATTTTATTAAATTTAGTAGAAGCTTGTGCTAATAACTTTAAAGTTGGTTCTCGTTCAACTGCTTTTTTCGAAATTGGAACAATTTTTGATGAAAATAGAGCTGAGAGTAAAAAAATCTCATTTATTCAAACTGGTTCTTGTGAACTTGAAGATTTTTCAAATGCTGGAAAACTAAAAAATATTGATTTCTTCTCTTTTTCTAAAAAAATATTAAACACTATTGGAAAATTTGATTTAGAACCAATGACAGAAATTTCAAACTCATTTGTTCATCCTTTCCAAAATGCAAATGTATTAATAGATGGAAAAGTTGTTGGATTTATTTGTAAATTACATCCAAGTGTTTGTGCTGATTTTGATTTAAATGATACATTTATTGCAGAAATTGATTTTGAAGCAATACAAAATGATATTGTAAAAACAACTTCATATTCAAAATTCCAATCGTCAAAAAAAGATTTAACTATTATTACTCCAAAAACTTTAGAGTATAAAGAGATTAAAAAGGTAATTAACTCTTTAAATGATACAAATATCAAACAATTTAATTTAATTGATATTTATAATGATGAAAAATTGGGTGAAAATGAAAGTTTAACCATCAGATTTGTTTTACAAAATGATGAAAAAACAATGGAAGAAGAAGATATTACAACAACTATGAACTCAATTTTAGATGCTCTAAATAAAGAGTTATCAATTGGTTTAAGACAATAA
- the aroA gene encoding 3-phosphoshikimate 1-carboxyvinyltransferase, translated as MEKFTIKKLTKAFDIEIDSIASDKSISHRCAMFSLFSNQTSYIKNYLTAEDTLNTLSIVEQLGAIIKRDGSSVEITPTQVLTEPSDVLDCGNSGTAMRLFCGLLASVDGAFTLTGDKYLRNRPMKRVADPLRSIGALIDGRENGNKAPLFIRGVKELQPFTYHSPVDSAQVKSAMILAALRANGVSKYKENELTRDHTERMLKGMGATLENDSEGFINIHPLTGHLKPLNITVPTDPSSAFFFALAAAITPNARVLIKNVTLNPTRIEAYVVLKRMGTIVNFIEKENVYEPIGDIEVINNELNGVEVSENISWLIDELPALSIAMSLANGKSKVSNAKELRVKESDRISSVVNNLKLCGVEYTEFEDGYEITGGTINKATINSHGDHRIAMSFAIAGLNCDMDIEDTQCIETSFPNFKEILDSLYK; from the coding sequence GTGGAAAAGTTTACTATAAAAAAATTAACTAAAGCATTTGATATAGAAATAGATTCAATTGCAAGTGATAAATCAATATCTCACAGATGTGCTATGTTTTCACTTTTTTCAAACCAAACTTCGTATATAAAAAATTATCTAACAGCGGAAGATACTTTAAATACTCTAAGTATTGTTGAACAACTTGGTGCAATTATCAAAAGAGATGGTTCAAGTGTAGAAATTACTCCAACACAAGTTTTAACTGAACCATCAGATGTTCTTGATTGTGGAAACTCTGGAACTGCAATGAGACTGTTTTGTGGTTTATTAGCTAGCGTTGATGGAGCATTTACTTTAACTGGTGATAAATACTTAAGAAATAGACCAATGAAAAGAGTTGCAGATCCACTAAGAAGTATTGGCGCTTTAATTGACGGAAGAGAAAATGGAAATAAAGCTCCATTGTTTATAAGAGGTGTAAAAGAACTTCAACCATTTACTTATCATTCACCAGTTGATTCAGCACAAGTTAAATCAGCAATGATTTTAGCAGCTCTTAGAGCAAATGGTGTGTCTAAATATAAAGAAAATGAACTTACGCGAGATCATACGGAGCGAATGTTAAAAGGTATGGGAGCAACTTTAGAAAATGATAGTGAGGGTTTCATAAATATTCATCCTTTAACTGGACATTTAAAACCTTTAAATATTACAGTTCCAACTGATCCTTCTTCAGCATTTTTCTTTGCACTTGCAGCTGCGATTACTCCAAATGCAAGAGTTTTAATAAAAAATGTAACTTTAAATCCTACAAGAATTGAAGCTTATGTGGTTTTAAAAAGAATGGGTACAATTGTAAACTTTATTGAAAAAGAGAATGTTTATGAACCAATTGGTGATATTGAAGTTATTAACAATGAACTAAATGGTGTAGAAGTTAGTGAAAATATCTCTTGGCTTATAGATGAGCTTCCTGCTTTATCAATCGCGATGAGTTTAGCAAATGGAAAATCAAAAGTTTCAAATGCAAAAGAGTTAAGAGTAAAAGAGAGTGATAGAATCTCAAGTGTAGTAAATAATTTAAAACTTTGTGGTGTAGAATATACAGAATTTGAAGATGGTTATGAAATCACTGGCGGAACAATAAATAAAGCCACTATAAATTCACATGGAGATCATCGAATTGCCATGAGTTTTGCAATAGCTGGATTAAATTGTGATATGGATATAGAAGATACACAATGTATAGAGACTTCTTTTCCAAATTTTAAAGAGATATTAGATTCTTTATATAAATAA
- a CDS encoding 4-hydroxy-3-methylbut-2-enyl diphosphate reductase: MKVKLASNYGFCFGVKRAIKIAEDYENSATMGPLIHNQDEINRLKNDFNVGLYNNLSDVKDHDTVIIRTHGIPKNDLKHLRTLNAKIINATCPFVTTPQQIVKKMSSEGYSILIFGDSDHPEVKGVQSYAENQDDVHIVLEPTDLENIIFKNNKIATVAQTTKKKEKYLEIVNYLILKNKEVRVFNTICDATFENQDAARELSKEVDIMIVIGGKNSSNTKQLHSICLENCSNSYLIENETELENSWFLNKKLCGVTAGASTPDWIIQQVVDKIESFS, from the coding sequence ATGAAAGTAAAATTAGCATCAAACTATGGATTTTGTTTTGGTGTAAAAAGAGCAATTAAAATAGCAGAAGATTATGAAAATTCTGCAACAATGGGTCCATTGATTCATAATCAAGATGAAATCAATAGACTAAAAAATGATTTCAATGTAGGTTTATATAACAACTTAAGTGATGTAAAAGACCATGATACAGTTATTATTAGAACCCATGGTATTCCAAAAAATGATTTAAAACATCTAAGAACATTAAATGCAAAAATCATAAATGCAACTTGTCCTTTTGTTACAACTCCTCAACAAATTGTAAAAAAAATGTCTAGTGAAGGATATTCAATATTGATTTTTGGTGATTCTGATCATCCTGAAGTTAAAGGTGTTCAATCTTATGCAGAAAATCAAGATGATGTTCATATTGTTTTAGAACCCACAGATTTAGAAAATATTATTTTTAAAAATAATAAAATAGCTACAGTTGCACAAACAACAAAGAAAAAAGAAAAATATCTAGAAATTGTTAATTATTTAATTCTAAAAAACAAAGAAGTTAGAGTTTTTAATACCATTTGTGATGCAACTTTTGAGAATCAAGATGCTGCACGCGAGCTTTCAAAAGAGGTTGATATTATGATTGTAATTGGTGGGAAAAATTCTTCAAATACAAAACAATTACACTCTATTTGTTTAGAAAATTGTTCAAATTCTTATCTAATTGAAAATGAAACAGAACTAGAAAACTCTTGGTTTTTAAATAAAAAATTATGTGGAGTAACAGCAGGTGCTAGTACACCCGACTGGATAATACAGCAAGTTGTTGACAAAATAGAATCATTTAGCTAA
- a CDS encoding 30S ribosomal protein S1, which translates to MGIEDIDLGEDFDFEQMLNESFENAENNSVVDGVIVEISSERVLVDVGQKIEGQLNISEITIGGEVKYKVGDTIPVMLMGSRGERPSISHKKVLQKEKFDTFVKTHGEDIEDVTIEGKIVSVKQRGGFIIEDADGCEYFMPMAQSYLKAIGAVGKTVKAKVIKVNKAQNSIIVSRKKLIEESKAVKDNKVTEILDNKEPVIGTIKKITSYGMFVDLGGIDGLVNYNEISYKGPVNPANYYNEGDEVSVVVLSYDKTKQHLSLSIKAALSNPWEEIKDELEVGDTITVTVSNFESYGAFVDLGNDIEGLLHISEISWNKNLKNPKELLTIGEEINVEVIELNIEQKRLRVSLKNLQEKPFAKFTNEHKVGDVIKGKIATLTDFGAFVSIGDVDGLLHNEEASWEPNAKCKTLYKKGDEVEVRIIKIDKDKENISLSIKEIADSPAKKFQDAYKIGDIVKGTVKDAKDFGIFIKLENNLDGLIRNEDFGPLKADEVKNGDEIEAVVVNIDTKKNRVRLSVRRLEQQQEREVLKSVNDDSSMTLGDIIKDQMK; encoded by the coding sequence ATGGGTATCGAAGATATTGATTTAGGTGAAGACTTTGATTTTGAGCAAATGCTTAATGAGTCTTTTGAGAATGCAGAAAACAATTCTGTAGTTGATGGTGTAATTGTAGAAATCTCTAGTGAAAGAGTTTTAGTTGATGTTGGTCAAAAAATCGAAGGTCAATTAAATATTTCAGAAATTACAATTGGTGGTGAAGTTAAATACAAAGTTGGTGACACAATTCCTGTTATGTTAATGGGAAGCAGAGGTGAAAGACCAAGTATTTCACATAAAAAAGTATTACAAAAAGAAAAATTTGATACTTTTGTAAAAACTCATGGTGAAGACATCGAAGATGTAACTATTGAGGGTAAAATCGTTTCTGTTAAACAAAGAGGTGGTTTTATAATCGAAGATGCTGATGGTTGTGAATATTTCATGCCTATGGCTCAATCTTACCTAAAAGCTATTGGAGCAGTTGGAAAAACTGTTAAAGCAAAAGTTATAAAAGTAAATAAAGCACAAAATTCAATTATTGTTTCAAGAAAAAAATTAATTGAAGAATCAAAAGCAGTTAAAGACAATAAAGTAACTGAAATTTTAGACAATAAAGAGCCAGTTATTGGAACTATCAAAAAAATTACTTCTTATGGAATGTTTGTTGATTTAGGTGGAATTGATGGTTTAGTAAACTACAATGAAATCTCATACAAAGGTCCTGTAAATCCTGCAAATTATTACAACGAAGGTGATGAAGTTTCTGTTGTAGTTTTATCTTATGACAAAACAAAACAACACTTATCATTATCTATCAAAGCTGCACTTTCTAATCCTTGGGAAGAAATTAAAGATGAATTAGAAGTTGGAGATACAATTACTGTTACAGTTTCAAATTTTGAATCTTATGGTGCATTTGTTGATTTAGGAAATGACATTGAAGGTTTATTACATATTTCAGAAATTTCTTGGAATAAAAATCTTAAAAATCCAAAAGAACTTTTAACAATCGGTGAAGAAATCAACGTTGAAGTTATTGAATTAAACATTGAACAAAAAAGATTAAGAGTATCTTTAAAAAATCTTCAAGAAAAACCTTTTGCTAAATTTACTAACGAACATAAAGTTGGGGATGTAATTAAAGGTAAAATTGCTACATTAACTGATTTTGGTGCTTTTGTAAGCATCGGTGATGTTGATGGTTTATTACACAATGAAGAAGCTTCATGGGAACCAAATGCTAAGTGTAAAACACTTTACAAAAAAGGTGACGAAGTAGAAGTTAGAATTATTAAAATAGATAAAGATAAAGAAAATATTTCATTATCAATTAAAGAAATAGCTGATTCTCCTGCAAAAAAATTCCAAGATGCTTATAAAATTGGTGATATTGTAAAAGGTACAGTTAAAGATGCTAAAGATTTCGGAATTTTTATCAAACTTGAAAACAATCTTGATGGTTTAATCAGAAATGAAGATTTTGGTCCATTAAAAGCTGATGAAGTAAAAAATGGTGATGAAATTGAAGCTGTTGTTGTAAATATTGACACTAAAAAAAATAGAGTAAGATTATCTGTTAGAAGATTAGAGCAACAACAAGAAAGAGAAGTTTTAAAATCTGTAAATGATGATTCATCTATGACTTTAGGTGACATTATAAAAGATCAAATGAAATAA